From a region of the Saccharomycodes ludwigii strain NBRC 1722 chromosome VII, whole genome shotgun sequence genome:
- a CDS encoding uncharacterized protein (similar to Saccharomyces cerevisiae YAR050W | FLO1 | FLOcculation (paralog of YHR211W | FLO5)), producing MLERKQRSSSLSWLLAGLLFNFFIKHAYATGVIAQYASGCIPSTLDKAGENMGFHVQFYHYNYLTYNPKTNTGTADWDTYVSSEYINGGFVDYGMFGETYGATNLTYEFVPDNTNVALQLGTLPPGFDYSTPFYLTNWTFLATGYFVPPTTGVYTIYLDYIDDLGVVSFGADAAFRCCLQNSTSITPRSYQIDSLWSSSGPTGVNQVSVALYAGVYYPLRVFYVNRQNIGGINFGYTDPDGVYHNDWSEVVYNFEDASETCDAPSANTTTYKPWTGTYTSTIATSVLTTTGSDGIPTTSTIYTVETPDMRATTTTYTPWTGTFTSTIGTSVITSIGSDGKPTISTVYTVETPEADAVTTTYTPWTGAFTSTIGTSVTTSIGSDGIPTTSTIYTVETPEADAVTTTYTPWTGAFSSTIGTSVTTSIGSDGIPTTSTIYTVETPEVDAVTTTYTPWTGAFTSTIGTSVTTSIGSDGIPTTSTIYTVETPEVDAVTTTYTPWTGTFTSTIGTSVTTSIGSDGIPTTSTIYTVETPEVDAVTTTYTPWTGTFTSTIGTSVTTSIGSDGIPTTSTIYTVETPDVDAVTTTYTQWTGTFTSTIGTSVTTSIGSDGIPTTSTIYTVETPEVDAVTTTYTPWTGTFTSTIGTSVTTSIGSDGIPTTSTIYTVETPDVDAVTTTYTPWTGTFTSTIGTSVTTSIGSDGIPTTSTIYTVETPEHDAVTTTYTPWTGAFTSTIGTSVTTSIGSDGIPTTSTIYTVETPDVDAVTTTYTPWTGTFTSTIGTSVTTSIGSDGIPTTSTIYTVETPEVDAVTTTYTPWTGTFTSTIGTSVTTSIGSDGIPTTSTIYTVETPEHDAVTTTYTPWTGAFTSTIGTSVTTSIGSDGIPTTSTIYTVETPEVDAVTTTYTPWTGAFTSTIGTSVTTSIGSDGIPTTSTIYTVETPEHDAVTTTYTPWTGAFTSTIGTSVTTSIGSDGIPTTSTVYTVETPEHDAVTTTYTPWTGAFTSTIGTSVTTSIGSDGIPTTSTIYTVETPEHDAVTTTYTPWTGAFTSTIGTSVTTSIGSDGIPTTSTIYTVETPEADAVTTTYTQWTGTFTSTIGTSVTTSIGSDGIPTTSTIYTVETPEVDAVTTTYTQWTGTFTSTIGTSVTTSIGSDGIPTTSTIYTVETTDVDAVTTTYTPWTGTFTSTIGTSVTTSIGSDGIPTTSTIYTVETPEVDAVTTTYTPWTGTFTSTIGTSVTTSIGSDGIPTTSTIYTVETPDVDAVTTTYTPWTGTFTSTIGTSVTTSIGSDGIPTTSTIYTVETPEADAVTTTYTPWTGTFTSTIGTSVTTSIGSDGIPNTSTIYTVETPEVDAVTTTYTQWTGTFTSTIGTSVTTSIGSDGIPTTSTIYTVETPDVDAVTTTYTPWTGTFTSTIGTSVTTSIGSDGIPTTSTIYTVETPEVDAVTTTYTPWTGTFTSTIGTSVTTSIGSDGIPTTSTIYTVETPEVDAVTTTYTPWTGTFTSTIGTSVTTSIGSDGIPTTSTIYTVETPEVDAVTTTYTPWTGTFTSTIGTSVTTSIGSDGIPTTSTIYTVETPEHDAVTTTYTPWTGTFTSTIGTSVTTSIGSDGIPTTSTIYTVETPDVDAVTTTYTPWTGTFTSTIGTSVTTSIGSDGIPTTSTIYTVETPEVDAVTTTYTPWTGTFTSTIGTSVTTSIGSDGIPTTSTIYTVETPEVDAVTTTYTPWTGTFTSTIGTSVTTSIGSDGIPTTSTIYTVETPDVDAVTTTYTPWTGTFTSTIGTSVTTSIGSDGIPTTSTIYTVETPDVDAVTTTYTPWTGTFTSTIGTSVTTSIGSDGIPTTSTIYTVETPEVDAVTTTYTPWTGTFTSTIGTSVTTSIGSDGIPTTSTIYTVETPEVDAVTTTYTPWTGTFTSTIGTSVTTSIGSDGIPTTSTIYTVETPDVDAVTTTYTPWTGTFTSTIGTSVTTSIGSDGIPTTSTIYTVETPDVDAVTTTYTPWTGTFTSTIGTSVTTSIGSDGIPTTSTIYTVETPEVDAVTTTYTPWTGTFTSTIGTSVTTSIGSDGIPTTSTIYTVETPDVDAVTTTYTPWTGTFTSTIGTSVTTSIGSDGIPTTSTIYTVETPDVDAVTTTYTPWTGTFTSTIGTSVTTSIGSDGIPTTSTIYTVETPEVDAVTTTYTPWTGTFTSTIGTSVTTSIGSDGIPTTSTIYTVETPEVDAVTTTYTPWTGTFTSTIGTSVTTSIGSDGIPTTSTIYTVETPDVDAVTTTYTPWTGTFTSTIDTSVTTSIGSDGIPTTSTIYTVETPDVDAVTTTYTPWTGTFTSTIGTSVTTSIGSDGIPTTSTIYTVETPTNNGVTTTYTPWTGTFTSTIGTRVTTSIGSDGIPTTSTIYTVETPTNNGVTTTYTPWTGSVTSTIGTSVITNTGTDGIPTTSTIYTVETPANHGASTTNVPWTGSVTTTVGTSIFTTTGTDGKPTTSTIYTVETPENHGISTIFTSWGGAYTSTYSINIFTVTGSNGLSTTSTIIYVETPGFGYFNTTSSKSSPLTTIPGTTSTSETVSPVNPTTETSGLPSSVTRTTVIVTSGRTITSTIVTCDATTTTVPNNNNNNNGGSNNSGSEVYSVSSETSNTPVTVTKTSVFTTSGSTITATITSTIVPNNNNNNGGSGSSETGNTPVTVTKTSVFTTSGSTITATITSTIVPNNNNNGGSGNSETANTPVTVTKTSVFTTSGSTITATITSTIVPNNNNNNGGSGNSETANTPVTVTKTSVFTTSGSTITATITSTIVPNNNNNNGGSGSSETANTPVTVTKTSVYTTSGSTITSVITSTIVPNNNNENGSGSPGNASEYVETISSGSVYTTVTKSGSGNSGNSNNVVTKTTSGGKVITTTVQSETVSSTAGIEVQSIQSQPASSGLISIYQAGAVSNRISTFKMFLTLFVLFFNLF from the coding sequence ATGCTCGAAAGAAAACAGAGAAGTTCTTCTCTAAGTTGGCTTTTGGctggtttattatttaatttttttattaaacacGCATATGCTACAGGTGTGATAGCTCAATATGCTAGTGGGTGTATACCATCCACCCTTGATAAGGCTGGCGAAAACATGGGTTTTCATGTTCAATTCtatcattataattatttgacGTATAACCCCAAAACTAATACAGGTACCGCCGATTGGGATACCTATGTGAGTTCTGAATATATCAATGGTGGCTTTGTTGATTATGGTATGTTTGGTGAAACTTATGGTGCTACCAATTTAACATACGAATTTGTCCCTGATAACACTAATGTCGCTCTTCAATTAGGAACTTTACCACCTGGGTTTGATTATTCAACACCGTTTTATCTTACAAATTGGACTTTCCTTGCTACTGGTTACTTTGTTCCACCAACCACAGGTGTTTATACTATATATTTGGACTATATTGATGATTTAGGTGTCGTTTCCTTCGGTGCCGATGCAGCATTTAGATGTTGTTTACAGAATTCTACCTCTATTACTCCAAGATCTTACCAAATTGATTCCTTGTGGTCCTCCAGTGGTCCTACAGGTGTTAACCAAGTTTCTGTTGCTCTATATGCTGGTGTTTACTATCCTTTAAGAGTATTTTACGTTAATCGTCAAAATATCGGTGGGATAAATTTCGGTTACACAGATCCAGATGGTGTATATCATAACGATTGGTCTGAGGTTGTCTACAATTTTGAAGACGCCTCTGAAACATGTGATGCTCCAAGTGCAAATACAACAACTTACAaaccatggactggtacctatacatctactattgcTACTAGTGTTCTTACTACGACTggatcagatggtattccaactacctccactatttacacagttgaaactccagataTGAGAGCTACCACTACCacctacacaccatggactggtacattcacttctaccattggtactagtgttatTACCAGTATTGGATCAGATGGTAAACCAACTATATCTACCGTTTAcactgttgaaactccagaagctgatgctgttactaccacctacacaccatggactggtgcattcacttctaccattggtactagtgttactaccagtattggatcagatggtattccaactacctcaACTATCTatacagttgaaactccagaagctgatgctgttactaccacctacacaccatggactggtgcATTCAgttctaccattggtactagtgtaactaccagtattggttcagatggtattccaactacctccaCCATCTAtactgttgaaactccagaagttgatgctgttactaccacctacacaccatggactggtgcattcacttctaccattggtactagtgttactaccagtattggatcagatggtattccaactacctcaACTATCTatacagttgaaactccagaagttgatgctgttactaccacctacacaccatggactggtacctTCACTTccaccattggtactagtgttactaccagtattggctcagatggtattccaactacatctaccatctatactgttgaaactccagaagttgatgctgttactaccacctacacaccatggactggtaccttcacttctaccattggtactagtgtcactaccagtattggctcagatggtattccaaccacCTCAACTATTTACAccgttgaaactccagatgTTGATGCTGTTACCACCACCTACACACaatggactggtacattcacttctaccattggtactagtgtcactaccagtattggctcagatggtattccaaccacCTCAACTATTTACAccgttgaaactccagaagttgatgctgttactaccacctacacaccatggactggtacctTCACTTccaccattggtactagtgtcactaccagtattggctcagatggtattccaaccacCTCAACTATTTACAccgttgaaactccagatgttgatgctgttactaccacttacacaccatggaccggtacattcacttctaccattggtactagtgtaacTACCAGTATTGGTTCAGacggtattccaactacctccaCCATCTAcactgttgaaactccagaacacgatgctgttactaccacctacacaccatggactggtgcattcacttctaccattggtactagtgtaactaccagtattggttcagatggtattccaactacctccaCCATCTAcactgttgaaactccagatgttgatgctgttaccaccacttacacaccatggactggtacattcacttctaccattggtactagtgtcactaccagtattggctcagatggtattccaactacatctaccatctatactgttgaaactccagaagttgatgctgttactaccacttacacaccatggactggtacattcacttccaccattggtactagtgtcactaccagtattggctcagatggtattccaactacctcaACTATCTatacagttgaaactccagaacacgatgctgttactaccacctacacaccatggactggtgcattcacttctaccattggtactagtgtcactaccagtattggctcagatggtattccaactacatctaccatctatactgttgaaactccagaagttgatgctgttactaccacctacacaccatggactggtgcattcacttctaccattggtactagtgtaactaccagtattggttcagatggtattccaaccacCTCCACTATCTatacagttgaaactccagaacacgatgctgttactaccacttatactccatggactggtgcattcacttctaccattggtactagtgttacaACCAGTATTGGATCAGacggtattccaactacatctACCGTTTatacagttgaaactccagaacacgatgctgttactaccacctacacaccatggactggtgcattcacttctaccattggtactagtgttacaACCAGTATTggatcagatggtattccaactacctcaACTATCTatacagttgaaactccagaacacgatgctgttactaccacctacacaccatggactggtgcattcacttctaccattggtactagtgttactaccagtattggatcagatggtattccaactacctcaACTATCTatacagttgaaactccagaagctgatgctgttactaccacttacacacaatggactggtacattcacttccaccattggtactagtgttactaccagtattggctcagatggtattccaactacatctaccatctacactgttgaaactccagaagttgatgctgttactaccacctacacacaatggactggtacattcacttctaccattggtactagtgttactaccagtattggctcagatggtattccaactacatctaccatctacactgttgaaactacagatgttgatgctgttaccaccacttacacaccatggactggtacattcacttctaccattggtactagtgtcactaccagtattggctcagatggtattccaactacatctaccatctatactgttgaaactccagaagttgatgctgttactaccacctacacaccatggactggtacctTCACTTccaccattggtactagtgtcactaccagtattggctcagatggtattccaaccacCTCAACTATTTACAccgttgaaactccagatgttgatgctgttactaccacttacacaccatggactggtacattcacttccaccattggtactagtgtaactaccagtattggctcagacggtattccaactacctccaCCATCTAcactgttgaaactccagaagctgatgctgttactaccacttacacaccatggaccggtacattcacttctaccattggtactagtgtaacTACCAGTATTGGTTCAGACGGTATTCCAAATACCTCCACCATCTAcactgttgaaactccagaagttgatgctgttactaccacctacacacaatggactggtacattcacttctaccattggtactagtgttactaccagtattggctcagatggtattccaactacatctaccatctacactgttgaaactccagatgttgatgctgttaccaccacttacacaccatggactggtacattcacttctaccattggtactagtgtcactaccagtattggctcagatggtattccaactacatctaccatctatactgttgaaactccagaagttgatgctgttactaccacctacacaccatggactggtacctTCACTTccaccattggtactagtgtcactaccagtattggctcagatggtattccaactacatctaccatctatactgttgaaactccagaagttgatgctgttactaccacctacacaccatggactggtacctTCACTTccaccattggtactagtgtcactaccagtattggctcagatggtattccaactacatctaccatctatactgttgaaactccagaagttgatgctgttactaccacctacacaccatggactggtacctTCACTTccaccattggtactagtgtcactaccagtattggctcagatggtattccaaccacCTCAACTATTTACAccgttgaaactccagaacacgatgctgttactaccacctacacaccatggactggtacattcacttctaccattggtactagtgtaactaccagtattggttcagatggtattccaactacctccaCCATCTAcactgttgaaactccagatgttgatgctgttaccaccacttacacaccatggactggtaccttcacttctaccattggtactagtgtcactaccagtattggctcagatggtattccaactacatctaccatctatactgttgaaactccagaagttgatgctgttactaccacttacacaccatggactggtacattcacttccaccattggtactagtgtcactaccagtattggctcagatggtattccaactacatctaccatctatactgttgaaactccagaagttgatgctgttactaccacctacacaccatggactggtacctTCACTTccaccattggtactagtgtcactaccagtattggctcagatggtattccaaccacCTCAACTATTTACAccgttgaaactccagatgttgatgctgttactaccacttacacaccatggactggtacattcacttccaccattggtactagtgtcaCTACCAGTATTGGCTCAGACGGTATTCCAACCACCTCAACTATTTACAccgttgaaactccagatgttgatgctgttaccaccacttacacaccatggactggtacattcacttctaccattggtactagtgtcactaccagtattggctcagatggtattccaactacatctaccatctatactgttgaaactccagaagttgatgctgttactaccacctacacaccatggactggtacctTCACTTccaccattggtactagtgtcactaccagtattggctcagatggtattccaactacatctaccatctatactgttgaaactccagaagttgatgctgttactaccacctacacaccatggactggtacctTCACTTccaccattggtactagtgtcactaccagtattggctcagatggtattccaaccacCTCAACTATTTACAccgttgaaactccagatgttgatgctgttaccaccacttacacaccatggactggtacattcacttccaccattggtactagtgtaacCACCAGTATTGGCTCAGACGGTATTCCAACCACCTCAACTATTTACAccgttgaaactccagatgttgatgctgttaccaccacttacacaccatggactggtacattcacttccaccattggtactagtgtcactaccagtattggctcagatggtattccaactacatctaccatctatactgttgaaactccagaagttgatgctgttactaccacctacacaccatggactggtacctTCACTTccaccattggtactagtgtcactaccagtattggctcagatggtattccaaccacCTCAACTATTTACAccgttgaaactccagatgttgatgctgttactaccacttacacaccatggactggtacattcacttctaccattggtactagtgtaacTACCAGTATTGGCTCAGACGGTATTCCAACCACCTCAACTATTTACAccgttgaaactccagatgttgatgctgttaccaccacttacacaccatggactggtacattcacttctaccattggtactagtgtcactaccagtattggctcagatggtattccaactacatctaccatctatactgttgaaactccagaagttgatgctgttactaccacctacacaccatggactggtacctTCACTTccaccattggtactagtgtcactaccagtattggctcagatggtattccaactacatctaccatctatactgttgaaactccagaagttgatgctgttactaccacctacacaccatggactggtacctTCACTTccaccattggtactagtgtcactaccagtattggctcagatggtattccaaccacCTCAACTATTTACAccgttgaaactccagatgttgatgctgttaccaccacttacacaccatggactggtacattcACTTCCACCATTGATACTAGTGTAACCACCAGTATTGgctcagatggtattccaaccacCTCAACTATTTACAccgttgaaactccagatgttgatgctgttaccaccacttacacaccatggactggtacctTCACTTccaccattggtactagtgtaactaccagtattggctcagacggtattccaactacatctaccatctacacagttgaaaccCCAACCAACAACGGTGTTACCACCAcgtacacaccatggaccggtacattcacttctaccattggtactagggtaactaccagtattggctcagacggtattccaactacatctaccatctacacagttgaaaccCCAACCAACAACGGTGTTACCACCAcatacacaccatggactggatctgttacatctactattggtactagcGTTATCACTAAtactggtactgatggtattccaactacgtctaccatctacactgTTGAAACACCAGCTAACCATGGTGCTTCAACTACTAATGTtccatggactggatccgttactactactgttGGTACTTCGATTTTCActactactggtactgatggtaaaccaactacatctaccatttacacagttgaaactccagaaaaTCATGGCATTAGTACTATATTTACCTCTTGGGGTGGTGCTTACACTTCAACTTATTCCATTAACATTTTCACTGTTACTGGCTCTAATGGATTGTCTACCACTTCCACTATTATTTACGTTGAAACACCAGGATTTGGTTATTTTAACACTACCAGCTCTAAATCATCTCCATTGACTACTATTCCAGGTACTACCTCTACTTCTGAAACTGTTTCTCCAGTTAATCCAACTACTGAGACATCTGGATTGCCTTCTAGTGTCACAAGAACTACTGTGATTGTTACATCTGGCAGAACTATAACCTCGACTATTGTCACATGCGATGCTACTACCACCACTGTtccaaacaacaacaacaacaataatggtgGTTCTAACAATTCCGGTTCCGAAGTTTATTCTGTTAGTTCTGAGACTTCCAATACACcagttactgttactaAGACTAGTGTATTCACTACATCTGGTAGTACCATTACTGCTACTATCACCTCCactattgttccaaataacaacaacaacaacggtGGATCTGGTAGTTCTGAAACTGGTAATACACCAGTCACTGTTACTAAGACTAGTGTATTCACTACATCTGGTAGTACCATCACTGCTACTATCACATCCactattgttccaaacaacaacaacaacggtGGATCTGGTAATTCCGAAACTGCTAATACACcagttactgttactaAGACTAGTGTGTTTACCACATCTGGTAGCACCATTACTGCTACTATCACTTCtactattgttccaaacaacaacaacaacaacggtGGATCTGGTAATTCCGAAACTGCTAATACACcagttactgttactaAGACTAGTGTATTCACTACATCTGGTAGTACCATTACTGCTACTATCACCTCtactattgttccaaacaacaacaacaacaacggtGGATCTGGTAGTTCCGAAACTGCTAATACACcagttactgttactaAGACTAGTGTGTACACTACATCAGGTAGTACCATCACATCTGTTAttacatctactattgttccaaacaataataatgaaaacgGATCAGGTTCTCCAGGCAATGCTAGTGAATATGTTGAGACCATTTCTTCTGGTTCTGTTTACACCACTGTTACCAAGAGTGGCAGTGGCAACTCTGGTAATTCCAACAATGTTGTTACCAAGACTACATCTGGTGGCAAAGTTATTACCACCACTGTTCAATCAGAAACTGTTTCTAGCACAGCTGGTATTGAAGTTCAAAGTATTCAATCTCAACCAGCATCTAGTGGATTAATTTCTATTTACCAAGCTGGTGCTGTTTCAAACAGAATATCCACTTTCAAGATGTTCTtaactttatttgttttgtttttcaatttattttaa
- a CDS encoding uncharacterized protein (similar to Saccharomyces cerevisiae YDR261W-A | retrotransposon gene): protein MSHPYNSNNNNTSDQVSSEHGTHTGGNSVMLSKDDVLDKFNNLILSFDNKGMDKSNFVPGMKMFIFRMKRDGLGCLLENDAVSVLGPETLKMAGEFFLYFKKYFPDGFDSSNGLQILIDINAGIYDKTKTSIVREILQEWSNLYYDGNVSAANYITKVKNLIAKTKNYHCEMSEYEMKRRIIASVNEHYPDFKNIILYQNSGKLNVDFEKIYEVIINLYEEKEWKPIKAKLVPGIKQYKEFKFEYGGTKYMLVNKRTISDEEIQMNSLTDSTTLKQQVLKNENFKNFAVDVLKFVTVSTSSRVKNEFVETFSKTLDNIHQVSRFIYEHKDKKTVAVSFEESKLRHYLSEWKLDLLRSHKNKDGYVQIGYDQLIALLRATVKSVSKQRQQKEEAARKLMEETISAAVTEHEQLVSDLAPFHTILQLNGSYLKQSSVVQAKAKDEWLKQPEDARKEGFDAWAQAWWCENKADAIMIEFDKLAKDSTLGAFLAKQNAFQE, encoded by the coding sequence ATGTCCCATCCCTACAattccaacaataataatacttcaGATCAGGTTTCATCTGAACATGGCACTCACACTGGGGGGAATTCAGTTATGCTTTCTAAGGACGATGTACTCGACAAGTTCAATAATTTGATACTCTCTTTTGATAATAAGGGTATGGACAAGAGTAACTTCGTTCCTGGTATgaaaatgtttatatttagaaTGAAACGTGATGGTTTAGGTTGTTTGCTTGAAAATGATGCTGTATCCGTCCTTGGTCCGGAGACGTTAAAAATGGCAggtgaattttttttgtattttaaaaaatattttccagATGGATTTGATTCAAGCAATGGTTTGCAAATTCTGATTGATATCAATGCTGGTATTTatgataaaacaaaaacatcaaTTGTGAGAGAAATTTTGCAGGAATGGTCCAACTTGTATTATGATGGTAACGTTAGTGCAGCAAACTACATAACTAAggtgaaaaatttgatagCTAAAACTAAGAATTACCATTGTGAAATGAGTGAATACGAGATGAAAAGGAGAATTATCGCATCTGTTAATGAGCATTATCccgattttaaaaacattattttgtaCCAAAACAGTGGTAAGTTAAATGTTGACTTCGAAAAAATCTATGAAGTTATCataaatttatatgaagaaaaagaatggAAACCAATCAAGGCAAAATTGGTACCGGGTATTAAACAGTACAAAGAATTTAAGTTTGAATATGGGGGTACCAAGTACATGCTCGTCAACAAACGAACAATCAGTGATGAAGAAATCCAAATGAACTCATTAACCGATTCGACTACGTTAAAACAacaagttttgaaaaatgaaaattttaaaaattttgctGTTGATGTTTTGAAGTTTGTCACAGTTTCTACCTCCTCTAGAGTCAAAAATGAATTTGTTGAgactttttcaaaaactcTTGACAATATCCATCAGGTATcaagatttatttatgaACATAAAGACAAGAAAACTGTTGCTGTTTCTTTTGAAGAATCCAAATTACGTCACTATCTTTCTGAATGGaaattagatttattaagaagccataaaaataaggatGGTTATGTTCAAATCGGCTATGATCAACTGATTGCTCTTTTGCGTGCTACAGTTAAGTCTGTTAGTAAACAACGTCAACAGAAAGAAGAGGCCGCTCGTAAGTTAATGGAAGAAACTATTTCAGCTGCTGTTACAGAACATGAACAATTGGTTTCAGATCTTGCTCCTTTTCATACTATTCTACAATTGAATGGATCTTACCTCAAACAATCTAGCGTCGTTCAAGCTAAAGCGAAAGACGAATGGCTCAAGCAACCTGAAGATGCGAGAAAAGAAGGGTTTGATGCGTGGGCTCAGGCATGGTGGtgtgaaaataaagcaGATGCTATTATGATCGAGTTCGACAAATTAGCTAAAGATTCGACATTAGGTGCGTTTCTTGCAAAACAAAATGCGTTTCAAGAGTAA